One segment of Anopheles stephensi strain Indian chromosome 3, UCI_ANSTEP_V1.0, whole genome shotgun sequence DNA contains the following:
- the LOC118514130 gene encoding bacchus, with amino-acid sequence MSSADKNSEVEVENVAAAEEKAETKEVKGVKRPADEKTAETKKVKKDENGAGEEEEEVEDEGEELEGEDEEYDLPYGDEEDIEAEDEEEEEGDDAECEEEEEDA; translated from the exons ATGAGTTCCGCAGACAAAAACAGTGAAGTTGAGGTGGAGAATGTTGCCGCCGCGGAGGAGAAGGCAGAAACCAAGGAGGTGAAAGGAGTCAAGCGGCCCGCCGAC GAGAAAACCgccgaaacgaaaaaagtaAAGAAGGACGAAAATGGTGCTGgtgaggaagaggaagaagtgGAAGATGAAGGAGAGGAACTAGAGGGTGAGGATGAAGAATATGACCTTCCATACGGTGATGAGGAAGACATTGAGGCAGAAG atgaggaagaggaggagggtGATGATGCCGAGTgtgaggaagaggaagaggacgCGTAA